A window from Ignavibacteriota bacterium encodes these proteins:
- a CDS encoding aldehyde dehydrogenase, producing the protein MSNIDRRYIQKLVTDVINELGNKNFSSTNLNSSNGVFENVDDAVYQSNIAQKKWVKVSTEVKKKIISELRKTMHTYAEDFSKKAHAETGMGRVEDKIAKHHNAADATPGMEDLETKSWTGSKGTVIEERAPYGVIAGITPSTHPIPVLLNSIIISIAGGNSVVFSVHPSAKNVSAYAIQIFHKVIVENGGPENLISMIKEPTLENVNKLFNHNDIDLIVATGGPAVVEAAFKAGKKVIAAGPGNPPVLVDQTADLDNASKSIITGASFDNNILCIAEKETFVVKDVYDGFIQAMKNNGAVYLNSEHVDILTKKALIKNEKGHFFGLRDFIGKNANILASACGLNLSENVKLLFGEVSANHPFVIAEQMMPFMPLVKVNTFEEGVINCKKAEHGFGHTAVIHSNNLQNITKFTQEMDTSIVIVNGSSLAGNGGSAGEGYFSHTIASPTGEGVCTPKDFTRVRRIAISNALKIV; encoded by the coding sequence TTGTCTAATATTGACAGAAGATATATACAGAAATTAGTTACAGATGTGATAAATGAATTGGGAAATAAAAATTTTTCATCAACTAATCTTAATTCATCAAACGGAGTTTTTGAAAATGTTGATGATGCGGTTTATCAATCAAATATTGCACAGAAAAAATGGGTAAAAGTTTCTACAGAAGTAAAGAAAAAAATTATTTCCGAATTAAGAAAAACAATGCATACATATGCGGAAGATTTTTCCAAAAAAGCTCATGCCGAAACTGGAATGGGAAGAGTTGAAGATAAAATTGCAAAACATCATAATGCCGCTGATGCAACTCCGGGAATGGAAGATTTGGAAACAAAATCATGGACTGGTTCGAAAGGAACAGTTATAGAAGAAAGAGCTCCATATGGAGTTATTGCTGGAATTACTCCTTCAACACATCCGATACCGGTTTTATTAAATAGTATAATTATTTCAATTGCGGGTGGAAATAGTGTAGTTTTCAGTGTGCATCCTTCAGCAAAAAATGTTTCTGCATATGCAATTCAAATTTTTCATAAAGTAATTGTTGAAAATGGTGGACCGGAAAATTTAATTTCAATGATTAAAGAACCAACATTAGAAAATGTTAATAAATTATTTAACCATAATGATATTGACTTAATTGTAGCAACCGGTGGACCGGCTGTTGTTGAAGCTGCATTCAAAGCCGGAAAAAAAGTAATTGCTGCCGGACCCGGAAATCCACCCGTTTTGGTTGATCAAACTGCCGATTTAGATAATGCATCAAAAAGTATAATTACCGGAGCTTCATTTGATAATAATATTCTTTGTATTGCAGAAAAAGAAACATTTGTTGTAAAAGATGTATATGATGGTTTTATACAAGCAATGAAAAATAACGGTGCAGTTTATTTAAACTCTGAGCATGTTGATATTTTAACAAAGAAAGCTCTTATTAAGAATGAAAAAGGACATTTTTTTGGTTTAAGAGATTTTATTGGAAAAAATGCTAATATTTTAGCTTCAGCTTGCGGGCTAAATTTATCAGAAAATGTCAAATTATTATTTGGCGAAGTTTCCGCAAATCATCCATTTGTTATTGCTGAGCAAATGATGCCTTTTATGCCACTTGTAAAAGTAAACACATTTGAAGAAGGTGTCATAAATTGTAAAAAAGCTGAACATGGATTTGGTCATACTGCAGTTATTCATTCAAATAATCTGCAAAACATTACAAAGTTTACGCAAGAAATGGATACAAGTATTGTGATTGTAAACGGTTCATCCTTAGCAGGAAATGGCGGAAGTGCCGGCGAGGGATATTTCTCACATACAATTGCAAGCCCAACCGGAGAAGGAGTTTGTACAC
- a CDS encoding fucose isomerase — protein sequence MLKNIPQIIGADLLKILCEMGHGDEIVVADGNFPAASIAKRLIRMDGHNVPVILEAILKLFPLDKYVEKPVGLMKIVDGDNYVPTIWDDYKKILNESNEHFTEFEFIERFEFYKRAEKAYAVIATSEMALYANIILKKGVITL from the coding sequence ATGTTAAAAAATATTCCGCAAATAATTGGTGCAGATTTGTTAAAAATTCTCTGCGAAATGGGTCACGGTGATGAAATTGTAGTTGCAGATGGAAATTTTCCGGCTGCTTCAATTGCAAAACGTCTTATTAGAATGGACGGACACAATGTTCCGGTAATTTTAGAAGCAATCTTAAAACTATTTCCTCTTGATAAGTATGTTGAAAAGCCTGTTGGATTAATGAAAATAGTTGATGGTGATAATTATGTTCCAACAATTTGGGATGACTATAAAAAAATCCTTAATGAAAGTAATGAACACTTTACTGAATTTGAATTTATAGAAAGATTTGAATTTTACAAAAGAGCAGAAAAAGCTTATGCAGTAATAGCAACAAGCGAAATGGCACTTTATGCAAATATTATTTTGAAAAAGGGAGTTATAACTTTATAA